The Caldanaerovirga acetigignens genome has a window encoding:
- a CDS encoding spore coat associated protein CotJA, whose protein sequence is MNRTENSPKGYPSGMRLAEVYIPIQTYGETFDLKTALMYGTIFPDLYRPYRPAHRKPE, encoded by the coding sequence ATGAACAGGACAGAAAACTCACCAAAAGGATACCCAAGCGGTATGAGGCTTGCCGAGGTTTATATTCCGATTCAAACTTACGGCGAAACTTTCGATCTGAAAACCGCTCTCATGTACGGAACCATTTTCCCCGACTTATATAGGCCCTACAGACCTGCTCATAGGAAACCAGAGTAA
- a CDS encoding LDCC motif putative metal-binding protein, which yields MAGWISRFLENLAKASEREFAGRKMDCCELHRTQEKHPAHNNTALNNKKK from the coding sequence ATGGCGGGATGGATAAGCAGGTTTCTGGAGAATTTAGCTAAAGCCAGTGAAAGAGAATTCGCCGGTAGGAAGATGGACTGCTGTGAGTTACATCGAACTCAGGAAAAACACCCGGCGCATAATAATACGGCGCTTAATAATAAGAAAAAATGA
- the rsxA gene encoding electron transport complex subunit RsxA, whose amino-acid sequence MKELLFIIAGSVLVNNFVLSRFLGECPFLGVSRKLETAISMGIATTFVLTMTSVATYFIQFYILEPFGLSRFLQIVSFILVIASLVQLVEMVILKTSPALYKALGIYLPLITTNCAVLGLALLIAIKRYNLVQSIAFGLGAGIGFTLAMALMAGIREEMEFADIPEALQGAAIVLITAGLLSMAFLGFSGLIPM is encoded by the coding sequence TTGAAGGAACTTTTATTTATTATAGCAGGTTCTGTGCTGGTAAATAACTTCGTTCTGTCTAGATTTTTAGGGGAATGCCCGTTTTTAGGAGTATCAAGAAAGCTAGAGACTGCCATAAGCATGGGGATAGCTACTACTTTTGTTCTCACAATGACTTCAGTTGCGACTTATTTCATTCAGTTTTATATTTTAGAGCCGTTCGGATTGTCGAGATTTTTACAAATAGTATCCTTTATACTGGTTATCGCTTCGCTGGTACAGTTGGTAGAGATGGTAATTTTGAAAACGAGCCCAGCTCTCTATAAGGCCCTTGGAATTTATTTGCCTCTTATAACAACTAACTGTGCTGTATTAGGGCTTGCTCTGTTGATAGCGATAAAGAGGTATAATCTCGTTCAGAGCATTGCTTTCGGCCTAGGGGCTGGTATCGGCTTTACGCTAGCAATGGCGTTAATGGCAGGCATTAGGGAGGAAATGGAGTTCGCCGATATTCCCGAAGCTCTGCAGGGAGCCGCTATCGTTCTGATAACGGCGGGACTATTGTCCATGGCATTTTTAGGATTTTCAGGATTAATTCCGATGTAA
- a CDS encoding HesA/MoeB/ThiF family protein encodes MILSKEQITRYMRHIIMPEISGPGQKKLLESEGIVVADSVEDILSLLYYLAASGIGHLYVILKKKEDFSELKACLLDLNPDLDVEFYNDIPNFKNIEKINFALFTDDFEESERLKGVPRILSFSRPWNGCLMTAKDCGSNKLAFPQNMKGSRKNSPGLVFSRFFAGTISAIEAIKICLNLGRALEEPLYYNLLDMEFKSIKDFKPLEENSMQDPFIGKNLSSLKVLIVGSGGLGSPAAFSLALAGVKNIGLLDSDIVEMSNLNRQILHSTSRIGTPKVESAEMFLKKINSGINIEKYNVRFNTKNALEIIKDYDIIVDGVDNLPSRYLLNDACVLAGKPLAEAAVLRFEGIAMTILPGKGPCYRCVFPKMPQAGAVLSCAETGVLGPVPGVMGTIEAIEAVKIFGGCGKLLSGRFLIFDSLELNFITPALSKNDKCPICGENPSIKDLGENYDFVCKNN; translated from the coding sequence GTGATCCTCTCAAAGGAACAAATAACAAGGTACATGAGACATATTATCATGCCTGAAATCAGCGGCCCTGGGCAAAAAAAACTGTTGGAGTCGGAAGGTATAGTGGTGGCCGATTCCGTCGAAGACATACTTTCGCTGCTTTATTATCTGGCCGCATCAGGCATAGGACATCTTTATGTAATTTTGAAGAAAAAAGAAGACTTTTCCGAACTCAAAGCATGCCTACTGGACCTGAACCCTGACCTTGATGTTGAGTTTTACAACGATATTCCGAATTTTAAAAATATAGAAAAAATCAACTTTGCGCTTTTTACAGACGACTTTGAGGAATCCGAGCGACTAAAAGGAGTACCAAGAATCCTAAGCTTCTCTCGTCCCTGGAACGGATGCTTAATGACGGCAAAAGACTGCGGAAGTAATAAACTTGCTTTTCCACAAAATATGAAAGGTTCTCGCAAAAACTCTCCGGGGCTGGTATTTTCTCGTTTTTTTGCAGGGACAATATCGGCGATAGAGGCTATAAAAATATGTTTAAACCTGGGAAGGGCATTGGAAGAACCCCTTTATTACAACTTGCTGGATATGGAATTTAAATCCATAAAAGACTTTAAACCCCTTGAGGAAAATTCGATGCAAGACCCATTCATAGGAAAAAACCTTTCTTCTTTGAAAGTCCTCATAGTTGGAAGTGGCGGACTTGGTTCTCCGGCTGCCTTTTCCCTAGCTTTGGCAGGTGTAAAAAATATCGGCCTTTTAGACAGCGATATTGTAGAGATGAGCAACTTAAATAGGCAAATTCTTCATTCGACTTCACGCATAGGGACCCCTAAAGTTGAATCCGCCGAAATGTTTTTGAAAAAAATAAATTCCGGAATAAATATTGAGAAGTACAATGTTCGTTTCAACACCAAAAATGCTCTTGAAATAATAAAGGATTACGACATCATCGTTGACGGTGTCGATAACCTGCCGAGCCGCTATCTCTTAAACGACGCCTGTGTCCTTGCAGGGAAACCTCTTGCCGAAGCCGCAGTACTGAGATTCGAAGGAATAGCGATGACAATTCTGCCAGGGAAAGGCCCGTGCTACCGGTGCGTTTTCCCTAAAATGCCCCAAGCAGGAGCTGTACTATCTTGCGCCGAAACTGGCGTGTTAGGACCAGTACCTGGAGTAATGGGAACTATTGAGGCTATAGAAGCCGTAAAAATTTTTGGAGGCTGTGGGAAGCTTTTATCTGGGAGATTTCTAATTTTCGATTCGCTAGAACTCAACTTTATTACACCAGCTCTATCGAAAAATGACAAATGCCCAATATGTGGCGAAAATCCTTCAATAAAAGATTTAGGTGAAAACTACGATTTTGTTTGCAAAAATAATTGA
- a CDS encoding RnfABCDGE type electron transport complex subunit B: protein MANVILVSVLSMGGLSLLLGAGLSYASKKFAVETDPRVDEINEVLPGANCGACGYPGCSGLAGAIVEGKAPVNACLVGGPAVAQKIAEIMGVSASEETKEKKVARVLCQGGINEAKFKADYHGVKTCRAATMVNGGPKACPFACIGFGDCAKVCPVGAITMSENGLPVIDEEKCTGCGLCVKECPKMVISLSLQRNEVHVRCRATLKGKDTRDVCKVGCIACKQCEKVCPFDAIHVVNNVAVIDYDKCRNCMLCVEKCPTKTITSLFPARKKAVINDNCIGCTICAKNCPVNAISGEVKKKHEVNQELCIGCSICAEKCPKDAIVMVREKYSENGGRCGDCAEAK, encoded by the coding sequence ATGGCCAATGTTATACTTGTTTCAGTGCTTAGCATGGGAGGGCTGAGCCTCCTTTTAGGAGCGGGGCTTTCCTATGCGTCGAAAAAGTTTGCCGTTGAAACGGACCCGAGAGTTGATGAAATTAATGAGGTGCTGCCGGGAGCGAACTGTGGTGCCTGTGGCTATCCCGGATGTTCGGGCCTTGCAGGAGCTATAGTTGAAGGAAAGGCACCGGTTAACGCTTGCCTTGTGGGCGGGCCCGCCGTTGCGCAAAAGATAGCTGAGATTATGGGAGTTTCGGCTTCGGAAGAAACGAAGGAAAAGAAGGTTGCAAGGGTATTATGCCAGGGTGGAATAAATGAAGCTAAATTCAAGGCGGATTATCACGGAGTAAAAACTTGCAGGGCCGCGACCATGGTAAACGGTGGGCCTAAGGCGTGTCCCTTTGCCTGCATAGGATTCGGAGATTGCGCAAAGGTGTGCCCTGTAGGTGCCATAACCATGAGTGAGAACGGCTTGCCTGTAATTGACGAAGAAAAATGTACCGGCTGTGGATTATGCGTAAAAGAATGCCCAAAAATGGTGATATCTCTTTCGCTCCAGAGAAATGAAGTTCACGTGCGCTGCAGAGCCACCCTGAAGGGCAAGGATACCAGGGATGTCTGTAAAGTGGGGTGCATTGCCTGCAAGCAATGCGAAAAGGTATGTCCCTTCGACGCCATTCACGTGGTAAACAACGTGGCAGTAATAGATTATGATAAATGCCGCAATTGCATGCTGTGCGTCGAAAAATGTCCGACCAAGACTATTACTTCGCTTTTCCCAGCCAGGAAAAAAGCGGTTATAAACGATAACTGCATAGGATGTACCATCTGCGCAAAGAACTGTCCGGTAAACGCCATATCGGGCGAGGTAAAGAAAAAGCACGAGGTAAATCAGGAGCTTTGTATAGGCTGCAGCATCTGCGCTGAAAAATGTCCCAAGGATGCGATAGTGATGGTTCGCGAAAAATATAGCGAAAACGGCGGAAGATGTGGCGATTGCGCTGAGGCGAAATAG
- a CDS encoding heavy metal translocating P-type ATPase has product MPEAVKKAALNIKGMTCASCAARIEKVLSKMAGVQEVNINFAVEKASIAFNPGEVSIADLVQKIRDLGYDVIPDRVELGLKNMSCASCAARIEKALSRAPGVLKASVNFASETATVEYLSSLTDVKTLIKVVRDIGYDAYEKTEMDVDREKREREREIRTLGSLVVISAILTVPLVLSMIFKFLGWYGGILDNPWFQIGLATPVQFVIGYRYYRGAYHTLKSGSANMDVLIAMGTTAAYFYSLYNVFALPMEMIHNYLYFEASAVIITLITLGKYLEAVAKGRTSEAIRKLLGLQAKTARVIRNGEEMEVPVEQVEVGDIVVVRPGEKIPVDGVIIEGYSSVDESMLTGESIPVEKRVGDEVIGATINKTGTFKFKATKVGKDTVLAQIVKLVEEAQGSKAPIQKLADQISGVFVPVVIAIALITFAVWYFVYGNFTAGLINAVAVLVIACPCALGLATPTSVMVGTGKGAEYGVLIKGGEHLERAHRIKAIVLDKTGTITKGKPEVTDIIPTGKLREEEILSFAAIAEKNSEHPLGEAIVNKAKEKGFELPDPENFEAIPGHGIYAKIKGREVYLGNRRLMKAKNISTESVEDLLTKLENEGKTAMIMAIDGTLEGIVAVADTVKENSKEAIDELKKMGIEVWMITGDNERTARAIARQVGIDKVMAEVLPEHKAEEVEKLKKQGKITAMVGDGINDALALVAADVGIAIGTGTDVAIETADITLMSGDLKGIVTAIKLSRATMRNIKQNLFWAFIYNTLGIPFAALGYLSPAIAGAAMAFSSVSVVTNALRLKKFKP; this is encoded by the coding sequence ATGCCGGAAGCTGTAAAGAAAGCAGCGCTGAATATAAAAGGGATGACCTGCGCTTCCTGCGCCGCCCGTATTGAAAAAGTACTCTCAAAGATGGCAGGTGTGCAGGAAGTAAATATAAACTTTGCAGTAGAAAAAGCCAGCATCGCCTTTAATCCCGGAGAAGTTTCGATTGCGGATCTTGTGCAGAAAATAAGAGATCTCGGTTATGATGTTATCCCTGATAGGGTGGAGCTGGGGCTGAAAAATATGAGCTGCGCTTCCTGCGCCGCCCGAATAGAAAAGGCACTATCTCGGGCTCCGGGAGTTTTAAAAGCTTCGGTGAATTTCGCCTCTGAGACCGCCACGGTAGAGTATTTGAGCAGTTTAACCGATGTGAAAACCCTCATCAAAGTTGTTCGGGACATAGGCTACGATGCTTATGAAAAGACCGAAATGGATGTGGACAGGGAAAAACGGGAAAGAGAGAGGGAAATCCGGACTCTGGGCAGTTTGGTGGTAATTTCAGCCATCCTCACCGTGCCACTGGTGCTGTCGATGATTTTCAAGTTTCTAGGCTGGTATGGAGGTATCCTTGACAATCCGTGGTTTCAGATAGGGCTTGCCACCCCGGTGCAGTTTGTAATCGGCTACAGGTATTACCGGGGGGCTTACCATACTCTGAAGAGTGGGTCGGCCAATATGGATGTGCTGATTGCCATGGGCACCACCGCCGCGTATTTTTACAGTCTTTATAACGTTTTTGCTCTTCCGATGGAAATGATTCACAACTACCTTTACTTTGAAGCATCGGCGGTTATCATTACTCTCATTACCCTGGGCAAGTATCTGGAGGCCGTAGCTAAAGGCAGAACGTCGGAAGCCATCAGAAAATTACTGGGACTTCAGGCCAAGACTGCCCGGGTGATAAGAAACGGCGAAGAAATGGAGGTACCTGTGGAGCAGGTAGAAGTGGGGGACATTGTGGTGGTCAGGCCCGGTGAGAAGATACCAGTGGATGGTGTCATCATTGAAGGTTATTCTTCGGTGGATGAATCCATGCTCACGGGGGAAAGCATCCCCGTGGAGAAGAGAGTAGGGGACGAAGTAATAGGTGCTACCATCAATAAGACGGGCACTTTCAAGTTCAAAGCCACCAAAGTCGGTAAGGATACTGTACTTGCGCAGATCGTGAAACTGGTAGAGGAAGCCCAGGGGTCGAAGGCGCCGATTCAAAAGCTGGCCGACCAGATATCGGGGGTTTTCGTCCCTGTGGTCATCGCCATTGCGCTCATAACTTTTGCGGTTTGGTATTTTGTGTATGGCAACTTTACCGCAGGCCTCATAAACGCCGTAGCGGTGCTGGTAATAGCGTGTCCGTGCGCCCTGGGTCTTGCCACACCTACCTCGGTAATGGTAGGAACTGGCAAAGGTGCCGAGTACGGCGTGCTTATCAAGGGCGGTGAACACCTGGAGAGAGCACACCGGATCAAAGCTATCGTGCTCGACAAGACTGGAACCATTACTAAAGGAAAACCGGAGGTTACCGATATTATTCCGACCGGCAAATTAAGGGAAGAGGAAATATTAAGTTTTGCGGCTATAGCAGAAAAAAATTCCGAACATCCTCTGGGTGAAGCTATTGTAAATAAAGCTAAAGAAAAGGGGTTTGAACTTCCCGATCCTGAAAATTTCGAGGCTATACCCGGCCACGGCATATATGCAAAAATCAAAGGGAGGGAAGTTTACCTGGGTAACCGCAGACTCATGAAGGCAAAAAATATTTCCACGGAAAGTGTAGAAGATCTGCTGACGAAGCTTGAAAATGAAGGTAAAACTGCGATGATTATGGCTATTGACGGGACTCTTGAAGGTATTGTGGCTGTAGCCGATACTGTAAAGGAAAATTCCAAAGAAGCCATCGACGAGCTGAAGAAAATGGGTATCGAAGTCTGGATGATAACCGGAGACAACGAGCGCACCGCCAGGGCCATAGCCCGGCAGGTTGGAATAGATAAAGTCATGGCCGAAGTACTTCCGGAGCATAAGGCCGAAGAAGTGGAAAAGCTGAAGAAACAGGGCAAAATTACCGCAATGGTTGGAGATGGCATCAATGATGCACTGGCGCTGGTGGCGGCCGACGTCGGAATAGCCATCGGCACCGGCACCGACGTGGCTATCGAGACGGCAGATATAACGCTCATGAGCGGAGACCTGAAGGGGATTGTAACTGCCATAAAACTCAGCCGCGCCACCATGAGGAACATAAAGCAAAACTTATTCTGGGCGTTCATATATAACACCCTTGGTATTCCGTTTGCTGCCCTCGGATATTTAAGCCCCGCAATAGCAGGAGCCGCCATGGCATTCAGTTCGGTTTCCGTGGTGACAAACGCTCTGAGGCTGAAAAAATTTAAACCCTGA
- the cysK gene encoding cysteine synthase A, which translates to MERTNRIFNSILDLIGSTPMVRLSKLSPKEGAIIAAKLESFNPGGSVKDRIAYSMILDAEKKGLLKPGSTIIEPTSGNTGIGLAMVCAVKGYRLILVMPASMSVERRKLLKAYGAEFVLTPPELGMRGALEKALELTNKIKDSFMPQQFENPANPEIHEKTTALEILEQTGGKLDAFVAGVGTGGTITGVARVLKKEFPSLKIVAVEPTSSPVLSGGKPGIHKIQGIGAGFIPKVLDLDLIDEIITVTNEEAFETARELSTKEGILAGISAGAAVFAAQKVARNFRPDNLVVTVLPDTGERYLSVEGLFPSE; encoded by the coding sequence ATGGAAAGGACAAACCGCATTTTTAATTCCATTTTGGATCTTATCGGCAGCACTCCTATGGTCCGGCTCTCGAAGTTATCGCCAAAGGAGGGAGCAATCATTGCAGCAAAACTCGAATCCTTTAACCCCGGCGGGAGTGTAAAAGATCGAATAGCTTACAGCATGATATTAGACGCCGAAAAAAAGGGGCTTTTAAAACCGGGATCAACGATTATAGAACCAACCAGCGGTAATACAGGCATAGGCCTTGCAATGGTATGTGCCGTTAAAGGATACCGGTTGATATTGGTAATGCCTGCTTCAATGAGCGTCGAGAGGCGCAAGCTTTTGAAGGCCTATGGCGCCGAATTCGTCCTTACTCCTCCGGAATTGGGAATGAGGGGAGCTTTAGAAAAGGCTTTGGAACTAACAAATAAAATAAAGGATTCTTTCATGCCTCAGCAATTTGAGAACCCGGCCAATCCTGAAATCCACGAAAAAACTACGGCATTAGAAATATTAGAGCAGACAGGAGGTAAACTCGACGCTTTTGTAGCCGGGGTAGGCACTGGAGGCACGATAACCGGAGTAGCGCGGGTGTTAAAAAAAGAATTTCCCAGCCTAAAGATAGTGGCGGTAGAACCGACATCGTCACCGGTGCTGTCGGGCGGAAAGCCAGGAATCCACAAAATTCAGGGAATAGGTGCTGGTTTCATACCGAAAGTATTGGACCTTGACTTAATTGACGAAATTATAACAGTAACCAATGAAGAAGCTTTTGAAACTGCCCGAGAGCTTTCAACAAAAGAGGGAATTCTTGCCGGAATTTCCGCAGGTGCTGCGGTTTTCGCAGCACAAAAAGTGGCCCGTAATTTTAGACCGGATAACCTGGTAGTTACGGTCCTTCCTGATACAGGCGAACGCTATTTAAGCGTAGAAGGGCTCTTTCCTTCTGAGTGA
- a CDS encoding ASKHA domain-containing protein: MGSGTVEKTRAVGFPIEPECRLEVLRLLSRRLSEEGTAVIKNGRIVGVEDGDTTGEIYGAAIDIGTTTVVLSLIDMITGKELAVVSALNPQKEFGQDVLSRISHAKRGEPFLLELQKSIIDCVNDLLEKASQKVSIDKKHIYEIAVAANTTMTHLFLGVNPESIGYAPYSPVLAGGIDVKAKTLGLDISPFGGVYCVPAISGYVGGDIVAGIIATGFYKKGEVALFIDIGTNGEIVLFDGCEMVACSCVAGPALEGVNISCGMRAASGAIYEAKIEDDVFVRTIGDERPKGICGSGIVDLVAELLKVGFVEQSGRMLPPAEAQKIIREDLACRLIEKGTSIAFVVAYGGEHGDDVYITARDIRQVQLAKGAVWAGIRSLLKEKRLSPNDINRVYVAGAFGAHLRPQSLSRIGMIAAEWEERLVFAGNTSKAGALMCLLSRTMREEAERIARKVKCLELSTLEGFDRLFADSLRFPEGDRP, translated from the coding sequence ATGGGCTCTGGAACCGTGGAGAAGACCCGGGCAGTTGGTTTTCCAATAGAGCCTGAGTGCAGGCTGGAAGTGCTGCGGTTACTATCCCGGCGCTTGTCCGAAGAGGGGACGGCGGTAATAAAAAATGGAAGGATAGTCGGTGTTGAAGACGGCGATACTACCGGCGAAATTTACGGTGCTGCAATAGATATAGGCACCACTACTGTAGTTCTGTCTCTGATAGATATGATAACAGGAAAAGAGCTTGCCGTGGTCTCTGCCCTAAATCCCCAGAAGGAATTTGGCCAGGATGTGTTGTCCCGCATTTCGCATGCAAAAAGAGGGGAACCGTTCCTTTTAGAACTTCAAAAATCAATCATAGATTGCGTAAACGACCTCCTCGAAAAAGCTTCTCAAAAGGTCAGTATCGATAAAAAACACATCTACGAAATAGCAGTGGCTGCAAATACCACTATGACCCATCTTTTCCTAGGAGTAAATCCCGAATCCATAGGTTATGCCCCCTACAGTCCGGTATTGGCCGGAGGAATCGATGTAAAAGCCAAAACGCTGGGGCTTGATATTTCACCCTTCGGAGGAGTTTACTGCGTGCCTGCAATTTCCGGTTATGTAGGTGGGGATATAGTCGCTGGTATTATTGCCACCGGGTTTTACAAAAAAGGCGAAGTTGCCTTATTTATAGATATAGGTACCAACGGAGAGATAGTTCTTTTTGACGGCTGCGAAATGGTGGCATGTTCATGTGTTGCAGGACCTGCTCTAGAAGGGGTCAACATAAGCTGCGGCATGAGAGCAGCAAGCGGTGCCATCTATGAAGCGAAGATAGAAGATGATGTATTTGTAAGGACCATTGGCGATGAAAGACCCAAGGGAATATGCGGTAGCGGCATAGTAGACCTGGTGGCGGAACTTTTAAAGGTCGGCTTTGTAGAACAAAGCGGCAGAATGCTGCCTCCGGCTGAAGCACAAAAAATCATAAGAGAGGATTTGGCTTGCCGCTTGATTGAAAAAGGAACGTCCATAGCTTTTGTGGTGGCCTACGGCGGAGAGCATGGGGATGATGTTTATATAACAGCCCGGGATATCCGCCAGGTTCAGCTGGCTAAAGGGGCCGTTTGGGCCGGTATAAGGTCTCTCCTTAAGGAAAAAAGACTTTCGCCCAATGATATAAACCGGGTTTATGTGGCGGGTGCTTTTGGAGCTCACCTTCGCCCTCAAAGTCTTTCCCGAATCGGGATGATAGCTGCTGAATGGGAAGAGCGCCTGGTGTTTGCCGGGAACACCTCTAAAGCTGGAGCTTTAATGTGCCTGCTTTCGAGAACGATGAGAGAGGAAGCCGAGAGGATAGCCCGAAAGGTAAAGTGCCTCGAACTTTCCACATTGGAAGGGTTTGACCGCCTTTTTGCGGATAGCTTGAGATTTCCGGAAGGGGATAGGCCATGA
- a CDS encoding SHOCT domain-containing protein — MMHWFYPGWGYDGGMIMYLGMFLWVLFWAAVIYFIFRLIKLIPINGASERRNFTETPLDILKKRYAAGEITKEEFEKIKEDLNKT, encoded by the coding sequence ATGATGCACTGGTTCTACCCTGGGTGGGGTTACGATGGGGGCATGATAATGTATCTGGGGATGTTCCTGTGGGTCTTGTTCTGGGCGGCTGTGATATATTTTATATTCAGATTGATAAAGTTAATTCCAATAAATGGGGCATCAGAAAGGCGAAATTTCACCGAAACGCCGCTGGATATCCTTAAAAAGCGCTATGCCGCGGGAGAAATAACAAAAGAGGAGTTTGAGAAGATAAAGGAGGATCTGAATAAGACTTGA
- a CDS encoding biotin transporter BioY: MNKKLTAKEIAFCSLFASLTAVFSYIRIPLPFSPVPITLQTLAVMLAGSLLPPKTALLSLIVYILMRIAGIPFFSLGTAGIGVLLGPAGGYIMSWPLAAYIIATLLKRGNATFAKLLFSNVLGGIVIVYIIGTSHLAFVTGMDIISAITAGVLPFIPGDIAKAMLASFIAFSLRKNNIFQRVLNSL; encoded by the coding sequence ATGAACAAAAAACTCACGGCAAAGGAGATTGCTTTCTGCTCACTTTTTGCCTCGCTCACGGCGGTATTTAGCTACATACGAATTCCCCTCCCTTTCAGCCCTGTTCCCATAACATTGCAAACCCTAGCGGTTATGCTGGCAGGAAGCCTTTTACCCCCTAAAACAGCTCTTTTAAGTCTTATAGTTTACATCCTTATGAGAATTGCCGGAATACCATTTTTTTCCCTTGGGACAGCGGGAATAGGAGTGCTTTTAGGTCCTGCAGGCGGTTATATAATGAGCTGGCCCCTTGCAGCGTATATAATAGCTACGCTACTTAAAAGGGGAAATGCCACTTTTGCTAAACTGTTATTTTCAAATGTATTAGGCGGTATTGTAATCGTTTATATTATAGGAACTTCGCACCTTGCATTTGTAACCGGGATGGACATTATTTCCGCAATAACAGCCGGGGTGCTGCCTTTTATCCCTGGGGATATTGCAAAAGCAATGCTCGCATCTTTTATAGCTTTTTCGCTGAGAAAAAATAATATTTTCCAAAGAGTTTTAAACAGCCTATGA
- a CDS encoding four-helix bundle copper-binding protein, which yields MFKDAHYQQCADICRQCAQECKNLANM from the coding sequence ATGTTTAAAGATGCACATTATCAGCAGTGTGCCGATATCTGCCGCCAGTGTGCTCAGGAATGCAAAAATTTAGCAAATATGTGA
- a CDS encoding YHS domain-containing protein encodes MAIDPVCGMKVNENDAFATSTYNGQTYYFCSKHCQIAFDKNPEKYLKNKEDKGHHHCCC; translated from the coding sequence ATGGCTATCGATCCGGTATGCGGCATGAAGGTAAATGAAAATGACGCTTTCGCCACATCTACTTACAATGGCCAAACCTACTATTTCTGCTCCAAACACTGCCAAATAGCCTTTGACAAAAATCCTGAAAAATACCTGAAAAACAAAGAGGATAAAGGTCATCATCACTGCTGTTGTTAG
- a CDS encoding spore coat protein CotJB, which yields MHDYRSMVEMLKELQALEFGVYELALFLDTHPGDRRALEDHNRLVSRLNQLRKAFEDRYGPLRLDSESPYPYRYINDPWPWEIQY from the coding sequence ATGCATGACTATAGATCAATGGTGGAGATGCTGAAGGAATTGCAGGCTCTCGAATTTGGAGTTTATGAACTTGCCCTGTTTTTGGATACCCACCCGGGCGACAGGAGAGCATTGGAAGACCACAACCGACTTGTAAGCAGATTAAATCAGCTCAGAAAAGCTTTTGAAGATAGATACGGGCCGCTTAGACTCGACTCCGAATCTCCCTATCCCTATCGCTACATCAACGACCCGTGGCCCTGGGAAATCCAATATTGA
- a CDS encoding manganese catalase family protein: MWFYEKKLQYPANVRRCDLAMAKFLFAQYGGPDSELSAAVRYLTQRYTMPIPQAKALLTHIGTEEMAHWEIIGTLIYKLTEDATPEQLREAGLGDHFAQHDKALYPHDAAGVPWTAAYIQATGDPITDLHENLAAEQKARTTYEHLISLTDDDGVIATLSFLREREVVHFQRFGEALMQVQEHYQHKHIFC, translated from the coding sequence ATGTGGTTTTACGAGAAAAAACTGCAGTACCCTGCCAACGTGAGGCGCTGCGATTTAGCCATGGCAAAATTCCTCTTTGCCCAGTACGGCGGCCCTGACAGCGAACTTTCCGCCGCGGTGAGATACCTCACCCAGCGATATACGATGCCGATACCCCAGGCTAAGGCCCTCCTTACCCACATCGGAACCGAGGAGATGGCTCACTGGGAAATTATAGGTACGCTCATATATAAACTTACCGAAGACGCCACACCCGAGCAGTTGAGAGAGGCCGGCCTTGGAGACCATTTCGCACAGCACGACAAAGCCCTTTATCCCCATGACGCCGCCGGAGTGCCCTGGACCGCCGCCTATATCCAGGCTACGGGAGATCCAATAACCGACCTCCACGAAAATTTGGCTGCCGAACAGAAAGCCCGCACAACTTATGAACACCTTATCTCCCTCACCGACGACGACGGGGTTATTGCAACGCTCTCCTTCCTCAGGGAAAGGGAAGTAGTCCACTTCCAGAGATTCGGCGAGGCGCTGATGCAGGTCCAGGAGCACTACCAACACAAACACATATTTTGCTAG
- the copZ gene encoding copper chaperone CopZ, producing the protein MPDITLKVLGMSCMHCKHAVESAVKALPGIEKVEAKVEEGKVEVYFDSSKVSVEQIASAIEDAGYDVEK; encoded by the coding sequence ATGCCGGACATTACTTTAAAAGTTTTAGGCATGTCCTGTATGCACTGCAAACACGCTGTAGAGTCAGCGGTAAAGGCTCTGCCGGGAATAGAAAAAGTTGAGGCGAAGGTGGAGGAAGGAAAGGTTGAGGTCTACTTTGACTCTTCAAAAGTTTCCGTTGAACAAATTGCATCCGCGATAGAGGATGCAGGGTATGATGTTGAAAAATAG